The following coding sequences lie in one Treponema socranskii subsp. buccale genomic window:
- a CDS encoding PilZ domain-containing protein → MAIATNQQIAHYYDSYSDKEVIFTREILHTLRIAPREIYIKCGGNQWPCIINSTSLKSAKVILGRAGGAFALITRKNAPPINLRFCFFIDKGTETMSFFIAGKVTDVAQYADSKDLAVVTLTYTQRPPDDFIVKIGALIEADINFIQRKEERIVMTGEARHRLGIEKEDTIVYVQNVPRKCILRDLSFSGAKILLLGVPKFVSGKKTVLRIGFDDPVETVDIRGAIVSADFAEGRQGIVTASIQFDEKAVPAVYKLHINDYLTMAKKNILDASSQTQSVPTQTVEQAAAALKARLNAAARRGTSVQNISNAMSGK, encoded by the coding sequence AAGAAGTGATTTTTACTCGCGAAATTCTGCACACGCTCCGCATCGCTCCCCGTGAAATATACATCAAATGCGGCGGCAATCAATGGCCGTGCATTATCAATTCAACGTCACTCAAATCGGCAAAGGTAATTCTCGGCAGGGCGGGAGGCGCGTTCGCGCTCATCACGCGAAAAAACGCTCCGCCGATCAATCTGCGCTTTTGTTTTTTTATCGACAAGGGTACGGAAACGATGAGTTTTTTTATCGCAGGAAAAGTGACGGACGTCGCGCAGTACGCGGATTCGAAAGACCTCGCCGTCGTTACGCTCACCTATACACAGCGGCCGCCCGACGATTTTATCGTAAAGATCGGCGCGCTCATCGAAGCGGACATCAATTTCATACAGCGCAAAGAAGAGCGCATCGTCATGACAGGTGAAGCGCGGCACCGGCTCGGTATCGAAAAAGAAGATACGATAGTCTACGTGCAAAACGTCCCGCGCAAGTGCATCCTGCGCGACCTGTCGTTTTCAGGCGCAAAAATTCTTTTGCTCGGCGTACCGAAATTCGTAAGCGGCAAAAAAACCGTGCTGCGCATCGGTTTCGACGATCCGGTCGAAACGGTCGACATACGCGGGGCGATCGTCAGCGCAGACTTCGCAGAAGGCAGGCAGGGCATCGTCACGGCGAGTATACAATTCGATGAAAAAGCCGTGCCTGCCGTATACAAGCTGCACATCAACGATTACCTCACCATGGCGAAAAAAAATATCCTCGATGCGTCTTCTCAAACGCAAAGCGTACCGACTCAGACGGTCGAACAGGCAGCCGCTGCGCTGAAAGCGCGCCTCAATGCGGCAGCCCGGCGCGGCACATCGGTACAAAATATTTCAAATGCAATGTCAGGAAAATAA
- a CDS encoding DUF192 domain-containing protein encodes MEKSTICKISEKTAGRKNGVRALLFAAASLFFLSCADEPMEVQTLTLKRADGGTTVSVRAEIASTPAQQSRGFMKRKRIPDGTGMLFVFAKDEVLSFWMMNTPHPLSIAYIDSSGRIRDIYDMTPFSLAPVKSTVSVRYALEVPRGWFDRVNIKVGDTLALDFDTHAQ; translated from the coding sequence ATGGAAAAATCAACGATCTGTAAAATTAGCGAAAAAACGGCCGGCCGAAAAAACGGCGTGCGCGCTTTGCTTTTTGCGGCCGCCTCTCTCTTTTTCCTGTCCTGTGCGGACGAGCCCATGGAAGTCCAAACCCTTACGCTTAAAAGAGCCGACGGCGGCACGACGGTGAGCGTCCGTGCGGAAATAGCGAGTACCCCTGCCCAGCAGAGCAGGGGTTTTATGAAGCGCAAACGCATTCCCGACGGTACGGGAATGCTCTTCGTGTTTGCCAAAGACGAGGTTCTTTCATTTTGGATGATGAATACGCCGCATCCGCTTTCGATCGCGTACATCGATTCGAGCGGACGCATCCGCGACATATACGACATGACGCCGTTCAGCCTTGCGCCGGTTAAGAGCACGGTGAGCGTGCGCTATGCTCTCGAAGTGCCCCGAGGCTGGTTCGATCGCGTCAATATAAAAGTCGGCGATACGCTCGCCCTCGATTTCGACACGCACGCACAGTAG
- a CDS encoding tetratricopeptide repeat protein codes for MDSISQLDTIYYIKLPEDFQLSRNAMRIDPEIPLPVQKKDRDAPGTFNAEELTQEQILAGILTVLAYDKHNEHTDYYRSLLQKARPNIKRELSEAAILKAKNEDYDIAEEMFAALRGLDPDDMTTVLNTALFFDERANSYRRSGLHEDADAYDSDALAYYKAAMDAEPAIPDAFFNAGFFYLKQYAYREAKDCFETYIALTCDVSDDALGENGIYKKERAQEIVDNIRNQNMDDAHFKTAYDLISSGQEEKGLEEIKQFIKTNQKVWNAWFLLGWGLRRLGRYGDAEQAFLESLSCPGGETNCDTCNELAICRMEQNDFAGAKRYLSRALSLDPENTKIISNLGFVALKENDVEKAKQYFAAALEIDPDDKIAAAELLKLEQSENS; via the coding sequence ATGGATTCTATAAGCCAACTCGATACGATTTATTACATCAAACTCCCCGAAGATTTTCAGCTGTCCCGAAATGCGATGCGCATCGATCCGGAAATCCCGCTGCCGGTGCAAAAAAAAGACAGGGACGCGCCCGGCACCTTCAATGCCGAAGAATTGACGCAGGAGCAGATCCTCGCGGGCATCCTCACCGTGCTCGCCTACGACAAACACAACGAGCACACGGACTATTACCGTTCGCTGCTGCAAAAAGCGCGGCCGAATATCAAACGGGAGCTTTCCGAAGCGGCGATTTTAAAAGCGAAAAACGAAGATTACGATATCGCAGAAGAAATGTTCGCGGCGCTTCGCGGCCTCGACCCCGACGATATGACGACCGTGCTCAATACGGCGCTTTTTTTCGACGAACGCGCAAACTCGTACCGCCGCTCGGGATTGCATGAAGACGCCGACGCCTACGACAGCGATGCGCTCGCCTATTACAAAGCGGCGATGGATGCCGAACCCGCGATCCCCGATGCGTTTTTCAATGCGGGATTTTTTTACCTCAAACAATACGCATACCGCGAAGCGAAAGACTGCTTTGAAACCTATATCGCGCTCACCTGCGACGTAAGCGACGATGCGCTCGGCGAAAACGGTATATACAAAAAAGAGCGCGCTCAGGAAATCGTCGACAATATCCGCAATCAAAACATGGACGACGCCCACTTCAAAACAGCCTACGATTTGATTTCGTCGGGACAGGAAGAAAAGGGGCTCGAAGAAATCAAACAATTTATCAAAACAAATCAAAAAGTGTGGAACGCGTGGTTTTTGCTCGGCTGGGGACTTCGCAGGCTCGGACGCTACGGAGATGCGGAACAGGCGTTTTTGGAATCGCTTTCGTGTCCCGGAGGAGAGACGAACTGCGATACTTGCAACGAGCTTGCGATCTGCCGCATGGAACAAAACGATTTCGCGGGAGCGAAGCGCTATCTTTCGCGCGCACTGTCGCTCGATCCCGAAAATACGAAAATCATATCGAATTTGGGATTCGTCGCGTTAAAAGAAAACGACGTCGAAAAAGCGAAACAGTATTTTGCGGCGGCGCTTGAAATCGACCCGGACGATAAAATCGCGGCGGCGGAATTATTGAAATTGGAACAATCGGAAAATTCATAA
- the murB gene encoding UDP-N-acetylmuramate dehydrogenase has protein sequence MTSIRETAEKFNTDDFKGRILFSETMANHTTFRIGGPAPLFIAPFDVPSLRFALSVLKTDAVPYFVLGGGSNIVVSDKGFEGAVVSMSALCHIEADGEYVASGAGASVSSVVSFCTEHSLSGLEAFAGLPGSAGGAVYMNARCFDVSVSDVLSEVRYIDCETLEEKTYRFNAADWDYKISPFQNTPRIVTCAVFKTRRLSEDKKNEIEARCKTCVAERSAKGHYKFPSAGSVFKNNRAFGKPSGKIIDEAGLKGMRSGGAQVAPWHGNFIVNTGGATAADVRALADRIVEIVRQKTGFTLECEILFCGIR, from the coding sequence ATGACAAGCATACGCGAAACGGCTGAAAAATTCAATACGGACGATTTTAAAGGCCGCATCCTCTTTTCCGAAACGATGGCGAATCACACGACGTTCCGCATCGGAGGGCCGGCGCCTCTTTTTATAGCACCCTTCGATGTTCCCTCTCTCCGCTTTGCGCTTTCGGTTTTAAAGACCGATGCCGTGCCCTATTTCGTACTCGGAGGGGGAAGCAATATCGTCGTGTCGGACAAGGGCTTTGAAGGCGCCGTCGTTTCGATGAGCGCTCTCTGTCATATCGAAGCCGACGGAGAATATGTCGCCTCGGGCGCGGGAGCTTCCGTTTCGTCCGTCGTTTCGTTTTGCACGGAGCATTCTCTTTCGGGGCTTGAAGCGTTTGCGGGGCTTCCCGGAAGCGCGGGCGGCGCGGTATATATGAACGCAAGATGCTTCGACGTATCCGTAAGCGATGTCCTTTCCGAAGTCCGCTATATCGATTGCGAAACGCTCGAAGAAAAAACCTACCGCTTCAACGCAGCGGATTGGGATTATAAAATCTCGCCCTTTCAAAATACGCCTCGAATCGTCACGTGCGCGGTTTTTAAAACACGGAGACTTTCCGAAGACAAAAAAAACGAAATCGAGGCGCGCTGCAAAACCTGCGTCGCAGAGCGAAGCGCAAAGGGGCATTATAAATTTCCGAGCGCCGGAAGCGTGTTCAAAAACAACCGCGCATTCGGAAAGCCGTCCGGAAAAATCATCGACGAAGCGGGATTGAAAGGCATGCGCTCGGGCGGCGCTCAAGTCGCTCCGTGGCACGGAAACTTTATCGTAAACACGGGAGGAGCGACGGCGGCGGACGTACGCGCTCTTGCCGATCGCATCGTCGAAATCGTGCGGCAAAAGACGGGATTTACGCTCGAATGCGAAATACTATTTTGCGGAATACGGTAA
- a CDS encoding Crp/Fnr family transcriptional regulator, with product MLQLSFVNFRKGSYLVVEGKAESDRFFIIQSGNVRCFKATDTPGGPIKLLGPGDFVGVIPCMSGHSQIETVIAITDVTGISVRRDQYPELIMRNTPVAMKIIRTFANGMRAMNETLTKLTLNNVVADTPEHIFDVADYYDKAGFSDIAVYAYYQYLKACPRGINAGRAKERFIVLKERTHAVYFESTPDLMRVYPKSTMIFSESQNGPDMFIIQEGQVKISKVVDGNEVTLAMLKKGDMFGEMALLENKPRSASAIAHEPCKLMAVNRQNFDLMVATQPQLISRLTTMLADRLWSMYRQIDNANLHDPLHKLIDILALQVEKTKINLSQQNVQYQTDLTPYDLANMCGIPKEQQAESLIRLQSDSHVRFVNGKILVPDCRELVKQAAFYRKQNNNA from the coding sequence TTGCTGCAATTATCATTTGTAAATTTTAGAAAAGGATCTTACCTCGTCGTCGAAGGAAAGGCAGAAAGCGATCGCTTCTTTATCATTCAAAGCGGCAATGTCCGTTGTTTTAAAGCGACCGATACGCCCGGCGGCCCGATTAAACTCCTCGGCCCGGGTGACTTTGTCGGCGTTATCCCCTGTATGTCGGGGCATTCGCAAATCGAAACCGTTATCGCCATCACCGACGTCACCGGTATTTCCGTCCGCCGCGATCAATACCCCGAACTCATCATGCGCAATACGCCCGTCGCCATGAAGATCATCCGTACCTTTGCAAACGGCATGAGAGCGATGAACGAAACGCTGACAAAGCTGACGCTCAACAATGTCGTCGCCGACACACCCGAGCACATATTCGACGTCGCCGACTATTACGATAAAGCGGGTTTTTCCGACATCGCGGTATACGCCTATTATCAATACCTCAAAGCCTGTCCGCGCGGCATCAACGCGGGGCGCGCAAAAGAGCGTTTTATCGTGCTCAAAGAGCGCACGCATGCGGTGTATTTCGAATCGACGCCCGACCTCATGCGCGTCTATCCGAAAAGCACGATGATATTTTCCGAAAGCCAAAACGGCCCGGACATGTTTATCATCCAGGAAGGGCAGGTGAAGATTTCGAAAGTCGTCGACGGCAACGAAGTGACGCTCGCTATGCTGAAAAAAGGCGATATGTTCGGTGAAATGGCGCTGCTCGAAAACAAGCCGCGATCGGCGAGCGCGATCGCGCACGAACCGTGCAAACTCATGGCGGTAAACCGGCAAAACTTCGATTTGATGGTCGCAACCCAGCCCCAGCTCATTTCGCGCTTGACGACGATGCTCGCCGACCGCTTGTGGTCGATGTACCGTCAGATAGACAACGCGAACCTGCACGATCCGCTGCACAAACTCATCGACATCCTCGCGCTGCAAGTCGAAAAAACGAAAATCAATCTTTCTCAGCAAAACGTTCAGTATCAAACGGATTTGACGCCCTACGATTTGGCGAATATGTGCGGGATCCCGAAGGAGCAGCAGGCCGAAAGCCTTATTCGATTGCAGTCCGATTCCCATGTCCGTTTTGTCAACGGAAAAATTCTCGTGCCCGACTGCCGCGAACTCGTAAAACAGGCGGCCTTTTACCGCAAACAAAACAACAACGCGTAG